AATCTAATCTGAAGTCCTGAATCTGTGCCTTCAGTGATCCatcctttttcattttattaacagtttgattttaatactTACTACTAAGCAAACTTAACTTTCAATGGCACAAATCACAGTTTGTGACACCTAATGTCTATTTTCCCCCCACAAATCCTCCAGCTGAAATTGTTAtcctttcatttttcaaaagtagaattttaagATTTGAATGCAGCGGAACACATGTGCATATAATTTAGAAGCAGGGGTGAATAAAAGGACCAAATTTGAACAGAAGCTGCGATATTAGAGCAAACTAATTGCAGTTTTTTAAGCTCCAGGCCTCCAATTAATGACTAGCGTGTCACTTCCATAAAAACTATCTCAAATGGGTTATCCAGTTCATGGCAATATATAATCTCAGAGTAACGGTGTATTAAAATGCTATTTGGTTTGTATGACTGGTATTAACATTTTGACAAATAAAAGCAAGTAATCATCTACCTGGGTacattatgatgatgatgatgatgataaaaccTAAGAGAAGATAGTCAAGCAGCTGCAGCTCGAGATTCATTTCAATTCTTCAATTCTTTTGTGTATATACAGATTTAGTAAAGATTTACTGTCAATTACAGTTTGGTggatttaaacatttataaatagCAGATGCAGGTTGATGGTAAGTGGGTATGCTATTGGCATCAACAAATCTAACTTCCCCTGGGGCAAAGGAAAGTTCACTATGCCTGaaataaaatggaaaaacaaattGTCAATATACATTTATACTAGATAAAGATGAAAAGCAGCTGTAACGTTACCTTCGAAGGTCAAGACCTGTTAATCCAGCTTGAAGTATTGTTAAATTGTCAGAATCAGGTGAGACAATAATCACTGTGTCTTCTGAGTACTGTGTCTCAAGAATTGACATGAGCTGTGTAACACGAACAAACACATCTGCAACACTCTCGTTTGGGGTTCCATCATCTATTGGAGGAGGCTTAATAGTTGTAGAAATGCCATCTGATGCATATATCTGAAACATTTTGATGAAAGCAGTTGCACATAAATACTTTTCTACAACGTCTATGTGGCTCAAAACACTGGGGGTCAGGCTTCTTTTTGCTAGACAACTATCCTACTCTGTAATGGGCCTTATCAAAGAGTATAATTTGAGTGGTCTAGTAACTAATAATAACAACTACATGGCAGTCGCGTCTCTCATTCGTAGCAGGAAGAAAGTTAAAGAACTTACTTCCGAAACAGATTCCAATTTCTTGCCTTCGTAAGCTCCCAATCCACGAGCATCCAAGAAGCTGTACTCAGGAACTATATAACTGCAGATTGCATAGCAGTTTGCACCAATTGAAAGCAACTAAATATCATAAGAAGATCCTTGAGACACTATTATCAATTGTTGTTACAACAAGAAACCAGATTGTGAGCTCATTTGACTATCCAATTGGTTTCAAAGAAgtggaaagaaaaaattacaattccaTCTTATATATGTTTCTAAGAACATCGATGATTCACCTGTTTCCCGATCCAAAATTCATCACAAATGAAATAAGAAAGCAATACTAATAAGCTTACCTTCGACTGATTCCATTTATAGAGGCGATAATCTCAGCTGCCTGGTAAGCTCTCTGAGTAATAGAAGGCCAAATCCAGCAACCCCTTTCACAGGCCCCCATGGACTGCAACTCAAAAGCAGCCCTCACTGTCTGCTTCTTCCCTATCTCTGATAACCCATTATCTACAGATGTTTTTGCAACTGGGTTCGTATTAATTATCCCGAAGCTCTCAAATTCGGACTCCCCAGCCCTCACCAAATAGTATCTTGCACACCCTCAACAAATTAGAAAACGAAATGGATGAATTTTTAACATTCATTCAGAGGTGCCACTTTAAAGCCAAACTTAGGTTAACTATACCAGAATTCGTTGAATAAAATTAACCCAACTAAACGCATTCCTTATACTTAGTTATCCAAATTCAACAACTGGGGcacaataaaattcaaaagtaGATTAATTTAGGGTATGCAATACTGATTCATTTATTCCATTTTCCTCTCTTTGTTCTTCAATTTTCTCAGAAACCAAACGgagaaaaaactaaattaacGAAATAAAGAAACCAAATTTCTGATAAATTATTACCGGTTGGTGAGACGAACTGGAGGCATTTGGAAGAGGCCACGGGCATCGGCAACCTGCAGGATAAATGAATTTGGCTGCCAAGTGAAGGAGATGGAGAGTGTTAGTGCAGTTAAGAGATGGCGCCGGTAAATTGGTTTGAAGGAACCGTGAGGATTTTGAATGGCTGATAATGAAGACAGTAATGGAGATGTTGCAGTAGTGTTAGTAGCAATGGCAGTACAATTAGTTATTGTTAACATTTTTGGCTGCTATTTCAGACACCATACCATCTCTTCTCTTGCAAAGACTAAACCTTATCCTCTTCCAGTTATTTGTATGGGTCCACCGTAATacagacatttttttttttttcagttaaaacaaaaatattgcgAGCTTCTTTGTGTTGATCAGTAAACATTTGTCTGCATATAactcatgaagcatcaattttCCTGGTCAAATTAGAGGAGACAATGAAAGTCTTGAAATGGTGATCGAACAGTATGACCATTGACCAGTGACCACAAATCCACAATTATGACATCTAGCATGGAAGATGCCTAATTTCTTGGAAAATTTGGACATAAGAACATGGAAAGCATGGTCATGGTTTAGCCCACGTTCTACTTTAAAAATCAATCTTGCCAGATTGCATACTTCCACAGGAGAATGCTTATGAATTCTATGAGATTTCTTTTGTTCCCGATCACTGTGGATTAGATTTTCACATGTTTAGGATTTTAGAAAAGTGCTGTTTATATTACAGGTCCCATTTGAAAACTGTCCATTAAGGCATTAACTAAAGCAGTCCAAGCTCCACCAAGCTTATTTCGGTTCCATTGTGGAGTGGAGGCACCAATGGCTACAACTGTCAGTAACATTTCATTTTGAGGTTTCTTTTTGGTAATTGATGGACAGTCTTGTGTGTTTGTAGAGTTGTCAGTCACATCGTCATTTTTGAGGCTTGAACCATTCAAGAATAACTGGAATGAAGCAGAGTAGACCATGTCGACTAGACACCAATGTAAGGCTGGTGCAGTTTTGATGATCTAAAATGGGCATGGATGGCTGTTATTAAAAAGTACACTGATGAGTTCATTTTTTCGCATGCTTTAAAAGGGGCCCCATTAGTGGTGGGGTCCAATAGCTTTGCCTGATGAAATTTATGTCTTTTATGCTTATGGGATTGTGATGAACCATGATCAAAATCAACAGTGATGACCAAAGAAGAAACCAGCAGAGCCAGCACTTAGAAGATGCATTTCTTGAAGTTCACTCAAAGCTGCTGTCTGTCTGTGCTCTTTACTTTTGACCGCACTACAAGTTACACTACATGCTCACTTTACTAATCTTTTATTCCTCTTTACCAACTCCAATTTACAACACTCAATTCCTCTGGCAATTTGGGTTCTGGACCGCAAGCATATCTTGGATATCTATGGGGCTGATACCTTCAATCAAATACCGCCGGGTAATTCTATATATTATCTGTGCATCTGTCCTTTGCATCTCTCTATATGTATGTGCTTTAGCCCTAATTACGTAACTCGCTAACCAACTTTGATTTTGTTCCTTCTAAATCATATTCAGCCTTTAACTTTCTGCAATCTTTCACTTTTGTTGTATATTTTAAGACATCAAAAATAGTTGGATCATGGGAAAATATTGGAATAAACTATCAATAAGTTATCAGAAAGCTCCATGACAATCACAAGCCAAATAGGAAGCTGAAAGAAAGAATTCAACTTCGTCCACTCAATGACAAACATGAATTTATAAGCACATATGGCTAAtacaataaatgaaaatgaaggcACTAGTCCTGGATCAATCTGCAATGGTCCAAGTCAGATCGTTTTCGAAGATCCAGTGGCAGACTTCAATCTGACCCGGGCTGGAGCCAAGTGCCACAAAGGCCCCGTGCGTCGGGCTCCAAGCTGATGTGTCAATATGACAAATGGCAACACCATGATTAATCTTCTCTTTGCTCTCCGCATCAAGTATGTCAACCTCGTAAACCCTAACCTTGGGCACAGAATGACAATAATACAGAAGATAGGGGTACAAACTCTGATGACAAGACACTGATTTGGTCACTTTCCCAGTGTTGATTCCTCTCACTGAGCCCATCATCACTCTTTGCTTTGAACCATTCACACTCTCTGTTGTCCTAGCCACAACCTTTTGACCCAACACTGACGTGGCAAAGTCTATCATGTCTTCCATTGAGCCCACGCACCGTTTGGTCTCACCCTGGCTCGGAGCCCTCTCGCACTCTGCCAGTGAGCTCACCATCACCGCCTCTGTGCTCGAGTTGTCTTTTACCTTGAATATTTCCTTCAACCGGGGTAACTCTGAAGTTGAAAATGGTAATTTAGACAAAATCGGTCGCGGCAAAAATGACCTTTTTGGCATTTTATCCCTTATGTCGGGCATTGCCATGACATTCCCCTGCTTCAGCATGGCTTCCCTGAAAAATTTACCTGGTTCAACCCATCTTTTCGCAAGATTGCCACTCTGACGTGAAGAGCCACCTGTGTTGCTATAACCAGAAAATGTGGCAACATTCTTAGCATAGCCCTTGAATGAACGGTCCAAGCCATAGCTTTTGAACCCAACCCTAGTTAGACCCTTTGATCCTATACCATATTCTTTGAATGTATCATTTCCTAGGTTGAATGTTTTCCCATAATTTGCGAAATTCGCTTTACCTGAATTTGCATTTCTGGCGTAAGATTGAAAAGAGTCATCACCAACATTGGCACTATCTCTATAACTTGAAAAGCTACTGACCCCCGAGTTTGAACCGAGCCCATAACTCTTAAATGTGTTATGTGG
Above is a genomic segment from Mangifera indica cultivar Alphonso chromosome 3, CATAS_Mindica_2.1, whole genome shotgun sequence containing:
- the LOC123210855 gene encoding uncharacterized protein LOC123210855 isoform X2, with product MPVASSKCLQFVSPTGCARYYLVRAGESEFESFGIINTNPVAKTSVDNGLSEIGKKQTVRAAFELQSMGACERGCWIWPSITQRAYQAAEIIASINGISRSYIVPEYSFLDARGLGAYEGKKLESVSEIYASDGISTTIKPPPIDDGTPNESVADVFVRVTQLMSILETQYSEDTVIIVSPDSDNLTILQAGLTGLDLRRHSELSFAPGEVRFVDANSIPTYHQPASAIYKCLNPPNCN
- the LOC123210855 gene encoding uncharacterized protein LOC123210855 isoform X1 → MLTITNCTAIATNTTATSPLLSSLSAIQNPHGSFKPIYRRHLLTALTLSISFTWQPNSFILQVADARGLFQMPPVRLTNRYYLVRAGESEFESFGIINTNPVAKTSVDNGLSEIGKKQTVRAAFELQSMGACERGCWIWPSITQRAYQAAEIIASINGISRSYIVPEYSFLDARGLGAYEGKKLESVSEIYASDGISTTIKPPPIDDGTPNESVADVFVRVTQLMSILETQYSEDTVIIVSPDSDNLTILQAGLTGLDLRRHSELSFAPGEVRFVDANSIPTYHQPASAIYKCLNPPNCN
- the LOC123210575 gene encoding polygalacturonase 1 beta-like protein 2, with the translated sequence MSSTILCFFFFLFLSLSFFNVYCDGASETKLNTSFRDNPFTSKASLIRYWNTHISSDLPKPPPFLLSKASPLNVIDLAKLTKVATENSLSLHLDAFCSLANLICSFDSQAYTFKHTSQDANFAVYTSRNFVNYGSGRLGGVDSFKNYSEGINQPNDSFKKYSKDGTGHSEDFTSYGKDGNIANENFAGYGPGANGGSGQFTSYAAQVNVPNLRFTSYDSDDNNHKLKFTSYSDETNSGAETFISYGKNGNAGPTDFTGYGVNSNTVGSGFTGYGESGNAPNDTFTSYGDSGNNPHNTFKSYGLGSNSGVSSFSSYRDSANVGDDSFQSYARNANSGKANFANYGKTFNLGNDTFKEYGIGSKGLTRVGFKSYGLDRSFKGYAKNVATFSGYSNTGGSSRQSGNLAKRWVEPGKFFREAMLKQGNVMAMPDIRDKMPKRSFLPRPILSKLPFSTSELPRLKEIFKVKDNSSTEAVMVSSLAECERAPSQGETKRCVGSMEDMIDFATSVLGQKVVARTTESVNGSKQRVMMGSVRGINTGKVTKSVSCHQSLYPYLLYYCHSVPKVRVYEVDILDAESKEKINHGVAICHIDTSAWSPTHGAFVALGSSPGQIEVCHWIFENDLTWTIAD